A region of the Candidatus Dormiibacterota bacterium genome:
CGTCGTCGCTCCCGCCATCCTGGCTCCGCTCCTCCTTCACAGGCCCCGCCATAGTGGTGTCGGCTCCCCAGCCCGCCATCGCCCAAGCGCCGAAGCTGCCGTAAAGTATCGCGCCGATTGGGCCGATATCACAAACGATGGCTGATATTAGCGGCATCTCTTTTGGCCAGCCCGTCGATCTGCTTTCAAATGCGATCGCCGGAGCATCCGACGAGCAGAACCAGATCGCGAATAATATCGCGAATGTGAACACGCCGAATTTTCGGCGCTCCGATGTCTCGTTCAAAGAAGCGCTCGCGGAATCGTTGGGCACGCCCGCGCCTACCGATACGCTGGGGTTGAAGACGGATAGCAGCCGGCAGTTTTCGCTCAATGACGGTAAGCCGCCGATGCCGTTCGATCCGAAGGCGCAGATCGATACCAGCACGCAGATGCGGGTCGATAAGAGCAACGTCGATATCGATCAAGAGATGGCCCGGCTCTCGGTCAATTCGGGATACGAGCAGGACATGGCGCAACTGCTGACCTCGCAGTACAAGCGTCTGCGCGAAGCCATTCAGGAGCAACCGACCTAATGGGATTTTATAGCTCGATCGAGATCAGCGCGTCCGGGCTCTCCGCGGAGCGGCTCGCGATGGACGTGATCGCCAACAATATCGCCAATGCGAATACGACGCGCACGCCGCAGGGCGGGGCGTTCAAGCGACAGTTGGTGGTGTTCGCTCAGAAGTCCAACGGCACCAATCCCGACGGTTCGCCGATTCCGGCCGGCGCCGACCCGTTCTCGCCGAATGCCGCAGTAAAGCCAAGCGTCAACGGCGTTCAGGCGGTGGGTATCGTGAACGATCCCAGCCCCGATCGCCTGGTGTTCGATCCCGGCAATCCCGAGGCGGATGCGCGTGGGTACGTGCATTATCCCAACGTGCAGATCGTCAAAGAGATGGTTGATATGATGGCTGCGTCGCGGGCCTACGAGGCCAACGTAGCGGCGATTCAAGAGGCGCGGAGTATGGGCACCGCCGATCTCGCACTGCTGCGTAGCTAATCGGAGATTTTTGAAGCCGTATGGACATTAACGCTTACAGCAAGGCCATCAGCGCGGTGACGCCCGGGACCTTTGTGCCCGATATCGGGACGCAGGCGCCGGCGTCGATCCCGTTGCCTTCCGATCAATCAACGGCCGGGGCGGGCGGCGTCTCGTTCAAGGATACGGTCAAGTCGCTCCTGGACGACGTGAACTCAAAACAGGTGACGGCCGATCAGAAGTCCATGGCGATCGCGACCGGGCAGTCTCACGACATGGAGGGGACGGTCAAGGCGGTTGAAGAGGCCTCGCTCTCGATGCAGATGACCCTGGCGATCAGAAATAAGCTTCTGAGCGCCTATACTGAAATTGGGCGCATGCAGTTCTAAGGAAAAGGGCTCCGGACTAAACTCCCGGGGCCCTTTGCCGACTATTAAGATGTACGCGGCTGGACAACCTTTGCACGAGGTGGGGCCGCGGCGGAGCCTGACCGATTGATGGCTCCGCAGGAATACTCGGTGATCTCGTGCGGGGGTTTTTGTTTTGGTACGTGGCATCTACACGGCAGCGAGCGGAGCGCTCGTCGCCCAGAGCATGGTCGATAACGTTGCGAATAATCTCGCCAACGTCAATACGAGCGGCTTCAAGCAGACGCTGATGCAAATCGCGTCCGCGGGCACGCTCAACATCTATCATCTTCAGACCAATCCCGGCCAGACGCCGAACCGCGCGACGCCCGGCGTTTCGAGCGCGACGTATATCGGCCAGCTTGGGACCGGCTCGCAGGTGTACGATACACCGGAAAACTTCTCGCAGGGCGCGCTCCAGCGAACGGGCAATCCGCTCGACGTCGCGCTGGCCGGGCCCAACGCGTTCTTCGCCGTGCAGACGCCGCAAGGCGTCCGGTATACGCGCGACGGACAGTTTTTGCAAGACGCCAACGGAAACCTAACCACGCAAGACGGCCTCTCCGTGCTCAACGCGCAGGGACGGCCGATCAACCTGCAACCGCAGGGCGCCGGAGCCGACCAGAGCACGATCGCGATTGCCAGCGACGGCACGATTTCGGAGCAAGGGCGCGTGATAGATCAACTTGCTGTGGTGCAGTTTAACAATCTCGCGGCACTCCGCCCGCAAGGCGACAATCAGTTCGTCGATACGGGGCAGGCGGGGCCGGCGGCTTCGACCGTCGGCGTGCAGCAGGGCACGCTCGAGAAGAGCAACGGCAACGTGGTGCGATCGATGGTCGATCTCATTACGGCCGAACGGTGGTTCGACGCGAACGAGCGCGTGATCAAGAACGAAGACGACGCGACCAACCTTGCGATCACGCAAGTCGGCAAATCGCAGTAACGACGAGGAGTAAAAACCGATATGATGCGAGCACTCTATACTGCGGCTAGCGGCATGGTCGCCCAGCAGTACAACATGGATACCATCTCCAACAACCTAGCCAACGTCGATACGACCGGCTTTAAGGGCAACCTCGCGCACTTCCAGGATCTGATATATCAGCAGATTCAGGCGCCGGGCTCTCCGATCGGTGCGAGCATCGTTCCGGTCGGGCAGCAAGTCGGTTTGGGCGTGAAGGTCGGCTCGTCGGAGAAAGAGTTTACGCAAGGCTCGCTCGTGCAGACGGGTAATTCGCTGGACGTTGCGGTCGAAGGCGACGGCTTCTTTCAGGTGACGATGCCGGACGGTACGACCGCTTACACGCGCGACGGCTCTTTCAAAGAAGATGCCAACGGCGCGATCGTCACGGCGGACGGAAATTTTCTGCAACCGCAAATCACGATTCCGCAGAACGCTATCTCGGTCGGCATCGGCCCCGACGGCACGGTTACCGCGCAGGTTCCGGGCAGCAGTCAGCCGCAGCAGCTCGGGCAGATTACGCTGGCGCGGTTCGTCAATAACGCCGGGCTCTCGCCGGTCGGCGGCAACAATCTGTACACGCAGACGGCCGCCAGCGGACCGCCGGTGGTGACTCAGCCGGGCCTCAACGGTGCCGGGAGCCTCCAAGGCGGTTACCTCGAGAACTCCAACGTGCAAGTCGTCAACGAGATCGTCAACATGATCGTCGCGCAACGCGCGTACGAAGCGAATTCGAAGTCGATCGGCGCGGCCGACCAAATGCTCTCAACCGCCGTCAATATGTCGCCGTTCCAATAAGATGTCATGATGAAGCGCTCGACGATCGTTCTCGCAGTCCTCGCGTTGCTCGCTCCCATATGGGGCGGGCTCGGCGTGGCGCGCGCGCAGATCGCCGGGACGCAGCGGGTCAGCGGTACTCGGTTGGCGGCACTCGCCAATCGCGCCGTGCACGGGATCCGCGTCGGTTCGGATGCGACGATCGTCCCGGCCTTCACGGTCGCCGATCAGTTGCTCCAAAACGGCAAACTCTCGCTGGTGGTCGGAAGCGCGCTCGTCAATCCGTCGTATATCAACGTGCCGATCGAGCTGGATGTCAACGGGCACTTCGTGCGCACGATCTTCGTTGGGTATCGCGTGCAGCGATGGGTCGATACGGCCGTGGCGGCGCGGGACTTGGTCCCCGGAACGCTGCTCACCGCCCGCGACCTGCGCGTCGCTCGGGTGCCCTTCGACGGGCAGCAGGTCAACGGTACGCGCGTGCTGGTCGGACGGCGGATCCTTTCCGCGTTTCGCGCCGGTCAGCCGGTCGCGATCGAGGCAACACAGATCAATCAGATCGTGAAGCCCGGTGCCAGCGTGGTCCTCATCGTGCACGATGGTGGGGTCTCGGTCGTGGCCGACGTCGTCGCTCGCAACGGCGGCGGGCTCGGCGACCAGATCTCGGTCTTCAACCCGCAAACCAATAAAACGCTCTCCGGAACCATCGTCGGGCCGGACCGTGTCGAACTCAACTTGGGAGATACACAGTAATGCGTACGCTGGTTGCCATGCTCGTCCTCTTCGCTCTGGCTCCGATCGCAGCGAGCGCGGACACGCTCTACGTTGCTGCGCCGCCTCCGGCCGGGCCGGGCCACCCATTGCGACTGGGGCCCGATCATCGCGCCCAGCAGATCGGTGATTTGGTCTACGTACAGTTCGATTTCAACGACGCCAACGCGCATACCAACAACTACAACAGCGCGAAATCATCGGGTATCAACACCACCGGCGGATTCGGAAATTTCAATATCGCGCTGCTCAAGAATACCAGCGGGATCGGCGGATCCAGCCAGACCCAGACGACCCAAAGCGCCACCGGTGCCGACTCCTTCGTTTCGACCATGATGGCCACCGTCACGAACGTGCTGCCCAGCGGCACGCTCGAAATTGCCGGCGACCAAGGCGTGGTCATCAACGGTCGTCAACAGACCCTTCATATCACGGGGTACGTTCGTCCCGAGGATATCGATAATACCGATGCGATTCTGAGTTCGCGGGTCGCCGACGTTCACGCGACGTTCAAGGGCGACGACCAGAAGAACAAAGGCCTGCTCTCGCGGATCTTGAGCTGGTTGTTTTAGATGAGAAGAAGCGGTTGATACGATGAAGCCATTATCGAAGCTCTGGATGTTCCTACGCTCCACGACGGCCCTCGCACTAGCGATCGCCGTGGTGGGCACGCCTGCTTTTGCGCAGACCACCGGCCAGCGAGTGCTGGTGAAAGATATCGCGCACGTACAAGGCGTCACGGGTAACCAACTCGTCGGCTACGGGATCGTGGTTGGCCTGCAGGGTACCGGAGATTCGACTTCGGTGATCTTCACGAGTCAGACGATTCAGAACGTCCTGCAATCGTTCGGCCTGTCGGTTTCGCAGCAGGCGGTGCGCACGCGCGACGTCGCCGCGGTGATCGTTACCGCCACGCTGCCGCCGTTCGCGCACTCCGGGGATAACGTCGACGTGGATGTCTCCGCGATGGGCGACGCCTCCAGTCTCCAGGGCGGAACGCTGGTCCTCACCGAGTTGCGCGGC
Encoded here:
- a CDS encoding flagellar basal body L-ring protein FlgH, with the translated sequence MRTLVAMLVLFALAPIAASADTLYVAAPPPAGPGHPLRLGPDHRAQQIGDLVYVQFDFNDANAHTNNYNSAKSSGINTTGGFGNFNIALLKNTSGIGGSSQTQTTQSATGADSFVSTMMATVTNVLPSGTLEIAGDQGVVINGRQQTLHITGYVRPEDIDNTDAILSSRVADVHATFKGDDQKNKGLLSRILSWLF
- the flgF gene encoding flagellar basal-body rod protein FlgF, whose translation is MVRGIYTAASGALVAQSMVDNVANNLANVNTSGFKQTLMQIASAGTLNIYHLQTNPGQTPNRATPGVSSATYIGQLGTGSQVYDTPENFSQGALQRTGNPLDVALAGPNAFFAVQTPQGVRYTRDGQFLQDANGNLTTQDGLSVLNAQGRPINLQPQGAGADQSTIAIASDGTISEQGRVIDQLAVVQFNNLAALRPQGDNQFVDTGQAGPAASTVGVQQGTLEKSNGNVVRSMVDLITAERWFDANERVIKNEDDATNLAITQVGKSQ
- the flgA gene encoding flagellar basal body P-ring formation chaperone FlgA, whose protein sequence is MMKRSTIVLAVLALLAPIWGGLGVARAQIAGTQRVSGTRLAALANRAVHGIRVGSDATIVPAFTVADQLLQNGKLSLVVGSALVNPSYINVPIELDVNGHFVRTIFVGYRVQRWVDTAVAARDLVPGTLLTARDLRVARVPFDGQQVNGTRVLVGRRILSAFRAGQPVAIEATQINQIVKPGASVVLIVHDGGVSVVADVVARNGGGLGDQISVFNPQTNKTLSGTIVGPDRVELNLGDTQ
- the fliE gene encoding flagellar hook-basal body complex protein FliE, with amino-acid sequence MDINAYSKAISAVTPGTFVPDIGTQAPASIPLPSDQSTAGAGGVSFKDTVKSLLDDVNSKQVTADQKSMAIATGQSHDMEGTVKAVEEASLSMQMTLAIRNKLLSAYTEIGRMQF
- the flgC gene encoding flagellar basal body rod protein FlgC; this translates as MGFYSSIEISASGLSAERLAMDVIANNIANANTTRTPQGGAFKRQLVVFAQKSNGTNPDGSPIPAGADPFSPNAAVKPSVNGVQAVGIVNDPSPDRLVFDPGNPEADARGYVHYPNVQIVKEMVDMMAASRAYEANVAAIQEARSMGTADLALLRS
- the flgB gene encoding flagellar basal body rod protein FlgB, encoding MADISGISFGQPVDLLSNAIAGASDEQNQIANNIANVNTPNFRRSDVSFKEALAESLGTPAPTDTLGLKTDSSRQFSLNDGKPPMPFDPKAQIDTSTQMRVDKSNVDIDQEMARLSVNSGYEQDMAQLLTSQYKRLREAIQEQPT
- the flgG gene encoding flagellar basal-body rod protein FlgG, with amino-acid sequence MMRALYTAASGMVAQQYNMDTISNNLANVDTTGFKGNLAHFQDLIYQQIQAPGSPIGASIVPVGQQVGLGVKVGSSEKEFTQGSLVQTGNSLDVAVEGDGFFQVTMPDGTTAYTRDGSFKEDANGAIVTADGNFLQPQITIPQNAISVGIGPDGTVTAQVPGSSQPQQLGQITLARFVNNAGLSPVGGNNLYTQTAASGPPVVTQPGLNGAGSLQGGYLENSNVQVVNEIVNMIVAQRAYEANSKSIGAADQMLSTAVNMSPFQ